One segment of Rhodopirellula baltica SH 1 DNA contains the following:
- a CDS encoding PIG-L deacetylase family protein, protein MPTRPSVPDRKVALAFMAHPDDAEISCGGTLIRLQESGWEVHIVSVTAGDCGSMNEGPEETARIRFAEGTNAANLIGATFHTLSEPDGRLVYDRQSLQKSIDIFRRIAPTLVITMPMSDYHADHEITGQLGRAASFVYAAPNASSEPVIEGSQVPYLYYTDGHDGQDRMGHAITPTTFVDISEQLETKTRMLACHKSQLEWLRSHNGIDEYLTAMREHSQARGTDIGTRAAEAFVQHRGHGHPSDDVLSALFPIQHSSHSTDSALQATHS, encoded by the coding sequence ATGCCAACCCGTCCCTCCGTTCCTGATCGAAAAGTGGCGCTCGCTTTCATGGCCCACCCCGACGATGCGGAGATCTCTTGCGGCGGCACGCTGATTCGTCTGCAGGAGTCAGGTTGGGAAGTTCACATTGTCTCCGTCACTGCGGGAGACTGCGGATCGATGAACGAAGGTCCCGAAGAAACCGCTCGCATTCGATTCGCCGAAGGCACCAACGCAGCCAACTTGATTGGGGCAACATTCCACACACTCAGCGAACCGGACGGTCGCCTCGTCTATGACCGCCAATCGTTGCAGAAGTCCATTGATATTTTCCGACGCATCGCGCCAACGTTGGTGATCACGATGCCGATGTCGGACTATCACGCCGACCACGAAATCACCGGCCAACTCGGACGAGCGGCAAGTTTTGTTTACGCCGCCCCGAACGCATCTTCGGAACCTGTCATCGAAGGTTCGCAGGTTCCCTATCTGTATTACACCGACGGGCATGACGGCCAAGACCGAATGGGTCATGCGATCACGCCGACGACGTTCGTTGATATCAGCGAACAGCTTGAAACCAAAACACGGATGCTGGCTTGCCACAAAAGCCAACTGGAATGGTTGCGTTCACACAATGGGATCGACGAATACTTGACCGCAATGCGTGAACACAGCCAAGCGCGGGGCACTGACATCGGAACGCGAGCAGCCGAAGCGTTTGTACAACATCGTGGGCACGGGCACCCAAGCGATGATGTCCTTTCGGCTCTCTTCCCGATCCAACACTCTTCTCACTCGACCGACTCTGCCTTGCAAGCGACACACTCATGA
- a CDS encoding AraC family transcriptional regulator: MRSDDSNHGVCMKASYEKLVPNDGQSFRCFDRASLQSPVKWHRHPEVELTYIPSGVGSRMVGDHIGSYTDHDLVLLGSELPHTWASDEYRGQMYDLHSAMVLQFHPDFLGPDFFRLNEMVEVHHLLHRASRGLWFPAGMAESIGGQLIELEQQQGARRLVTLLSILDQLARCSEAEPLASHLYRASSNEEVETRIQVICDHITHHLTDPDLTHSELAELADMNASAFSRFFKQSTGRTVSAYINELRIGFACRLLTDTEDSILSISQQSGYQNLSNFNRRFQQHRKMTPREYRNRVRIAV; the protein is encoded by the coding sequence ATGCGCTCGGATGACTCGAACCATGGCGTTTGCATGAAAGCCTCCTACGAAAAACTGGTTCCCAATGATGGGCAATCTTTTCGCTGTTTTGACCGAGCCTCGTTGCAGTCACCGGTCAAATGGCACCGACACCCCGAGGTTGAATTGACCTACATTCCTTCGGGCGTGGGCTCACGGATGGTGGGTGATCACATTGGCAGTTACACCGACCATGATTTGGTTCTGTTGGGATCTGAATTGCCTCACACGTGGGCGTCCGATGAATACCGGGGCCAGATGTACGATTTGCACTCCGCCATGGTGTTGCAATTTCATCCTGACTTCTTAGGACCCGACTTCTTTCGTCTCAACGAGATGGTGGAAGTTCATCATTTGCTTCACCGTGCAAGTCGCGGGTTATGGTTCCCGGCCGGCATGGCCGAATCGATTGGCGGCCAGTTGATCGAGTTGGAACAGCAGCAAGGAGCTAGACGATTGGTAACGCTGCTCTCAATCCTGGATCAACTTGCTCGTTGCAGCGAAGCCGAACCGCTGGCGTCGCATCTGTATCGCGCCAGCAGCAACGAAGAAGTGGAGACTCGCATTCAGGTGATATGCGACCACATCACGCACCATCTCACCGATCCCGATTTGACGCACAGCGAATTGGCGGAATTGGCAGACATGAATGCGTCCGCGTTCAGTCGGTTCTTCAAGCAGTCCACCGGTCGAACCGTGTCCGCTTATATCAACGAATTGAGGATCGGATTTGCATGTCGCTTGTTGACCGACACCGAGGATTCGATTTTGTCGATCAGTCAACAATCCGGGTATCAAAACCTGTCCAACTTCAATCGGCGTTTTCAACAACACCGAAAGATGACACCACGGGAATATCGCAACCGCGTTCGCATCGCAGTTTGA